A stretch of Enterobacter cloacae complex sp. ECNIH7 DNA encodes these proteins:
- the rluF gene encoding 23S rRNA pseudouridine(2604) synthase RluF, with translation MLPAQSTRLNKYISESGICSRREADRYIEQGNVFLNGKRATIGDQVVPGDVVKVNGQVIEPRDAEDLVFIALNKPVGIVSTTEDGERDNIVDFVNHSSRIFPIGRLDKDSQGLIFLTNHGDLVNKILRAGNDHEKEYIVTVNKPVTDEFIRGMGAGVPILGTVTKKCKVKKEAPFAFRITLVQGLNRQIRRMCEHFGYEVTKLERTRIMNVSLSGIPLGEWRDLTDDELIELFKLIENSSSEAKPKAKAKPKTQAIKRPVVKAPQAEDKGRGKPGNGKRFTQPGRKKKGR, from the coding sequence ATGCTGCCAGCTCAATCAACCCGATTAAACAAATACATTAGCGAGAGCGGGATCTGCTCACGTCGCGAGGCTGACCGTTACATTGAACAAGGTAACGTGTTTCTTAACGGCAAACGCGCCACCATCGGCGACCAGGTGGTGCCTGGCGATGTGGTTAAAGTGAATGGTCAGGTCATCGAACCGCGTGATGCTGAAGACCTGGTGTTTATCGCGTTGAACAAACCGGTTGGGATTGTCAGTACCACGGAAGACGGTGAGCGGGACAACATTGTTGATTTCGTGAACCACAGCAGCCGTATCTTCCCGATTGGCCGTCTGGATAAAGACTCACAGGGGCTGATTTTCCTCACCAACCACGGCGATCTGGTCAACAAGATCCTGCGTGCCGGTAACGATCACGAGAAAGAGTACATCGTGACGGTGAACAAGCCGGTCACGGACGAATTTATTCGCGGCATGGGCGCCGGCGTGCCGATCCTCGGCACCGTCACGAAAAAGTGTAAGGTGAAGAAAGAAGCGCCGTTCGCGTTCCGCATTACGCTGGTTCAGGGCCTGAACCGCCAGATCCGCCGTATGTGCGAGCACTTCGGTTATGAAGTGACGAAGCTGGAACGCACGCGCATCATGAACGTCAGCCTGTCAGGCATCCCGCTGGGCGAGTGGCGCGATTTAACGGATGACGAGCTGATTGAACTCTTCAAGCTTATCGAGAATTCCTCGTCCGAAGCGAAGCCGAAGGCCAAAGCAAAACCGAAAACCCAGGCGATTAAGCGCCCGGTGGTGAAGGCGCCGCAGGCGGAAGATAAGGGGCGAGGCAAGCCGGGTAATGGAAAACGCTTTACCCAGCCGGGACGCAAAAAGAAAGGGCGCTGA
- a CDS encoding CcdB family protein, translating into MEQYFAYENEGKGKTAYPWLINMQHPVANVMKHVLVAPAVELSNLGGIQPPAKVCPVVEIAGKPCVVMMHMMAGISPKELGERVADLTQNRASLRDVLDFLINGY; encoded by the coding sequence ATGGAGCAATATTTTGCTTATGAGAATGAAGGTAAGGGGAAAACTGCCTATCCCTGGCTAATCAATATGCAGCATCCCGTGGCCAATGTGATGAAGCATGTCCTGGTCGCACCAGCAGTTGAGCTTAGCAACCTGGGAGGCATTCAGCCGCCTGCGAAAGTGTGCCCTGTCGTTGAGATAGCGGGTAAGCCCTGCGTGGTCATGATGCACATGATGGCTGGCATATCGCCAAAAGAGTTAGGTGAGCGTGTTGCCGATCTTACGCAAAACCGGGCTTCATTGCGGGATGTACTCGATTTTTTGATCAACGGCTACTAA
- the lysC gene encoding lysine-sensitive aspartokinase 3, which yields MTSFVVAKFGGTSVADYDAMNRSADVVLADPNTRLVVLSASAGVTNLLVSLSEGLEATERFVKLDALRKIQFDILERLQNPNVIREEVERLLENITTLAEAASLATSTALTDELVSHGELMSTLLFVEIMRERNVQAQWFDVRKVMRTSDRFGRAEPDVEALAELTNQQLAPRLADGIVITQGFIGSEAKGRTTTLGRGGSDYTAALLGEALHATRVDIWTDVPGIYTTDPRVVSAAKRIDVIAFEEAAEMATFGAKVLHPATLLPAVRSDIPVFVGSSKDPKAGGTLVCKKTENPPLFRALALRRRQTLVTLHSHNMLHSRGFLAEVFGILARHNISVDLITTSEVSIALTLDTTGSTSTGDTLLTQSLLIELSELCRVEVEEDLALVAIIGNKLSRACGVGKEVFGVLDPFSIRMICYGASSYNLCFLVPADQAEQVVQKLHQNLFE from the coding sequence ATGACGAGTTTTGTGGTCGCCAAATTTGGCGGCACCAGTGTGGCCGATTACGATGCCATGAACCGCAGCGCCGATGTGGTGCTGGCCGATCCGAATACCCGCCTGGTGGTGCTGTCTGCATCCGCCGGCGTGACGAACCTGCTGGTTTCTCTGTCTGAAGGACTGGAAGCGACAGAACGTTTCGTGAAGCTGGATGCACTGCGCAAAATTCAGTTCGACATTCTTGAGCGTCTGCAGAACCCGAACGTCATCCGCGAGGAAGTGGAGCGTCTGCTGGAAAATATTACCACTCTGGCAGAAGCGGCTTCTCTGGCCACCTCCACCGCCCTGACCGACGAACTGGTCAGCCACGGCGAGCTGATGTCCACCCTGCTGTTTGTCGAAATCATGCGCGAGCGTAACGTTCAGGCGCAGTGGTTTGACGTGCGTAAAGTGATGCGTACCAGCGATCGCTTTGGTCGTGCCGAGCCGGACGTTGAGGCGCTGGCGGAGCTGACCAATCAGCAGCTGGCACCACGCCTGGCAGACGGTATCGTGATCACCCAGGGCTTTATCGGCAGTGAAGCGAAAGGCCGCACCACCACGCTTGGCCGCGGCGGCAGCGACTACACCGCCGCGCTGCTGGGCGAAGCCCTGCATGCAACGCGCGTGGATATCTGGACGGACGTTCCGGGCATTTACACCACCGACCCGCGCGTCGTTTCCGCGGCTAAACGTATTGATGTGATCGCCTTTGAAGAAGCGGCGGAAATGGCCACCTTCGGCGCGAAAGTGCTGCACCCTGCAACGCTGCTGCCTGCAGTGCGCAGCGATATTCCGGTCTTCGTCGGCTCCAGCAAAGATCCCAAAGCGGGCGGGACGCTGGTCTGCAAGAAAACGGAAAACCCACCGCTTTTCCGCGCCCTGGCCCTGCGTCGTCGCCAGACGCTGGTGACGCTCCACAGCCACAATATGCTGCATTCCCGCGGTTTCCTGGCGGAAGTGTTTGGCATTCTGGCGCGCCACAATATCTCGGTGGATCTGATCACCACCTCTGAAGTGAGCATTGCGCTAACGCTGGACACCACCGGCTCGACCTCCACCGGCGACACGCTGCTGACGCAGTCGCTGCTGATTGAGCTGTCTGAGCTGTGCCGCGTGGAAGTGGAAGAAGACCTGGCGCTGGTTGCCATCATCGGCAACAAGCTGTCGCGCGCCTGCGGCGTGGGTAAAGAGGTGTTCGGCGTGCTCGACCCGTTCAGCATCCGCATGATCTGCTACGGCGCATCCAGCTATAACCTCTGCTTCCTGGTGCCTGCCGATCAGGCCGAGCAGGTCGTGCAGAAACTTCATCAGAATTTGTTTGAATAA
- a CDS encoding Na/Pi cotransporter family protein, with the protein MLTLLHLLSAVALLVWGTHIVRTGVMRVFGARLRTVLSSSVEKKPLAFCAGIGVTALVQSSNATTLLVTSFVAQDLVALAPALVIVLGADVGTALMARILTFDLSWLSPLLIFIGVIFFLGRKQTRAGQLGRVGIGLGLILLALELIVQAVTPITEANGVQVIFASLTGDIMLDALIGAVFAIVSYSSLAAVLLTATLTATGAISFPVALCLVIGANLGSGLLAMLNNSAANAAARRVALGSLLFKLVGSLIILPFVHPLANLMDNLPLPKAELVIYFHVFYNLVRCLAMVPFAAPMARFCERLIQDEPELDARLKPKHLDTSALDTPALALANAARETLRMGDAMETMLEGLQKVMHGEPREEKELRRLADDINVLYTAIKLYLARMPQDELAEEESRRWAEIIEMSLNLEQASDIVERMGSEIADKSLAARRAFSGEGLKELEALHEQLVSNLKLAMLVFFSSDVPSARRLRRNKHRFRILNRRYSHAHVERLHQQNVQSIETSSLHLGLLGDMKRLNSLFCAVAYSVMEQPDEDDERDEY; encoded by the coding sequence GTGCTGACGTTGTTACACCTGCTCTCTGCAGTCGCACTGCTCGTATGGGGCACCCATATCGTCCGTACCGGCGTGATGCGCGTATTTGGCGCGCGCTTACGTACCGTTCTCAGCAGCAGCGTTGAGAAGAAGCCGCTCGCCTTCTGCGCGGGCATTGGCGTAACGGCACTGGTTCAGAGCAGTAACGCCACGACCCTGCTTGTCACCTCCTTTGTGGCGCAGGATCTGGTGGCGCTGGCCCCGGCGCTGGTGATTGTGCTGGGGGCGGATGTAGGTACCGCGCTGATGGCGCGTATCCTGACCTTCGATCTCTCCTGGCTGTCGCCGCTGCTGATTTTTATCGGCGTTATCTTCTTCCTCGGCCGCAAGCAGACGCGCGCCGGACAGCTCGGGCGCGTAGGGATAGGCCTGGGGCTGATCCTGCTGGCGCTGGAGCTGATTGTGCAGGCGGTCACGCCAATCACCGAGGCCAACGGCGTGCAGGTCATCTTCGCCTCCCTGACCGGGGACATCATGCTTGACGCGCTGATTGGCGCGGTGTTTGCCATCGTCAGCTACTCCAGCCTGGCGGCGGTTCTTCTGACGGCGACCTTAACCGCCACAGGGGCGATCTCCTTCCCGGTGGCGCTGTGTCTGGTGATCGGGGCCAACCTCGGCTCCGGCCTGCTGGCGATGCTCAATAACAGCGCGGCCAACGCCGCAGCCCGCCGCGTGGCCCTCGGCAGCCTGCTGTTTAAGCTGGTGGGCAGCCTGATTATTCTGCCGTTCGTTCACCCGCTGGCGAACCTGATGGACAACCTACCGCTGCCGAAGGCGGAGCTGGTGATCTATTTCCACGTGTTCTACAACCTGGTGCGCTGCCTGGCGATGGTGCCGTTTGCCGCGCCGATGGCCCGCTTCTGCGAACGCCTCATTCAGGACGAACCGGAGCTGGATGCGCGCCTGAAGCCGAAGCACCTGGATACGTCCGCGCTGGATACCCCTGCGCTGGCGCTGGCGAACGCCGCGCGCGAGACGCTGCGCATGGGCGACGCAATGGAAACCATGCTCGAAGGCCTGCAAAAGGTGATGCACGGCGAGCCGCGTGAAGAGAAAGAACTGCGCAGACTGGCGGACGATATCAACGTGCTCTATACCGCCATTAAGCTTTACCTGGCGCGTATGCCGCAGGACGAGCTGGCGGAAGAGGAGTCCCGCCGCTGGGCGGAAATTATCGAGATGTCGCTTAACCTTGAGCAGGCCTCGGATATCGTGGAGCGCATGGGCAGCGAGATAGCCGACAAATCCCTTGCCGCGCGTCGTGCGTTTTCAGGTGAAGGCCTGAAGGAGCTGGAAGCGCTGCACGAACAGCTGGTCAGCAACCTCAAGCTGGCGATGCTGGTCTTCTTCTCCAGCGACGTGCCGAGCGCGCGCCGCCTGCGTCGCAACAAGCATCGTTTCCGTATTCTGAACCGCCGCTACTCGCATGCCCACGTTGAGCGTCTGCACCAGCAGAACGTGCAGAGTATCGAGACCAGCTCCCTGCATCTGGGGCTACTGGGGGATATGAAGCGTCTCAACTCGTTGTTCTGCGCGGTGGCGTACAGCGTAATGGAACAGCCGGATGAAGACGACGAGCGGGATGAGTATTAA
- the yjbE gene encoding exopolysaccharide production protein YjbE: MKKVLYGIFAISALAATSVYAAPVQVGEAAGSAATSASAGSSTAASASTVSSAVGVALAATGGGDGSNTGTTTTTTTSTQ, translated from the coding sequence ATGAAGAAAGTACTGTATGGCATTTTTGCCATATCTGCGCTTGCGGCGACATCTGTCTATGCAGCTCCGGTTCAGGTCGGGGAAGCGGCAGGTTCGGCTGCGACGTCTGCGTCTGCGGGTAGTTCTACCGCAGCCAGCGCCAGCACCGTAAGTTCAGCCGTGGGTGTCGCGCTGGCGGCAACCGGTGGCGGTGATGGCTCCAATACCGGAACCACGACCACCACGACAACCAGCACCCAGTAA
- the pgi gene encoding glucose-6-phosphate isomerase, with translation MKNINPTQTAAWQALQKHFDEMKDVTIADLFAKDADRFNKFSATFDDLMLVDFSKNRITEETLAKLQDLAKETELADAIKSMFSGEKINRTEDRAVLHVALRNRSNTPIIVDGKDVMPEVNAVLEKMKAFSEAIISGSWKGYTGKAITDVVNIGIGGSDLGPFMVTEALRPYKNHLNMHFVSNVDGTHIAEVLKNVNPETTLFLVASKTFTTQETMTNAHSARDWFLKTAGDNKHVAKHFAALSTNGKAVSEFGIDTANMFEFWDWVGGRYSLWSAIGLSIILSVGFDNFVELLSGAHAMDKHFSTTAPEKNLPVLLALIGIWYNNFFGAETEAILPYDQYMHRFAAYFQQGNMESNGKYVDRNGNAVDYQTGPIIWGEPGTNGQHAFYQLIHQGTKMVPCDFIAPAITHNPLSDHHPKLLSNFFAQTEALAFGKSREVVEQEYRDQGKDPATLDHVVPFKVFEGNRPTNSILLREITPFSLGALIALYEHKIFTQGAILNIFTFDQWGVELGKQLANRILPELGDDKAIASHDSSTNGLINRYKAWRA, from the coding sequence ATGAAAAACATCAACCCAACGCAGACCGCTGCCTGGCAGGCACTCCAGAAACATTTTGATGAAATGAAAGACGTCACCATCGCGGATCTGTTCGCGAAAGATGCCGATCGTTTCAACAAGTTCTCCGCGACCTTCGACGACCTGATGCTGGTGGATTTCTCTAAAAACCGCATTACCGAAGAGACGCTGGCAAAGCTGCAGGATCTGGCGAAAGAAACCGAGCTGGCGGATGCCATCAAATCCATGTTCTCCGGCGAGAAGATCAACCGCACCGAAGACCGTGCAGTGCTGCACGTGGCCCTGCGTAACCGTAGCAATACCCCAATCATCGTTGACGGCAAAGACGTCATGCCGGAAGTGAACGCGGTGCTGGAAAAGATGAAAGCCTTCTCCGAAGCGATCATCTCCGGAAGCTGGAAAGGCTACACCGGCAAAGCGATCACCGACGTGGTGAACATCGGTATCGGCGGTTCTGACCTCGGCCCGTTCATGGTGACCGAAGCGCTGCGCCCGTATAAAAACCACCTCAATATGCACTTTGTGTCTAACGTCGATGGCACCCACATCGCCGAAGTGCTGAAGAACGTGAACCCGGAAACCACCCTGTTCCTGGTTGCGTCCAAAACCTTCACCACTCAGGAAACCATGACCAACGCCCACAGCGCGCGCGACTGGTTCCTGAAAACCGCGGGCGACAACAAGCACGTGGCGAAACACTTCGCGGCGCTGTCTACCAACGGTAAAGCGGTCAGCGAGTTCGGCATTGATACCGCGAATATGTTCGAGTTCTGGGACTGGGTCGGTGGCCGCTACTCCCTGTGGTCTGCGATCGGTCTGTCCATCATCCTGTCCGTGGGCTTCGACAACTTCGTTGAGCTGCTCTCCGGCGCGCACGCGATGGATAAACACTTCTCCACTACCGCGCCTGAGAAAAACCTGCCGGTACTGCTGGCGCTGATCGGTATCTGGTACAACAACTTCTTCGGCGCTGAAACCGAAGCGATCCTGCCTTACGACCAGTACATGCACCGCTTCGCAGCCTACTTCCAGCAGGGCAACATGGAATCCAACGGTAAATACGTTGACCGTAACGGCAACGCGGTGGATTACCAGACTGGCCCAATCATCTGGGGCGAGCCGGGCACCAACGGTCAGCATGCCTTCTACCAGCTGATCCACCAGGGCACCAAAATGGTACCGTGCGATTTCATCGCCCCGGCTATCACCCATAACCCGCTGTCCGACCACCATCCGAAGCTGCTGTCGAACTTCTTTGCGCAGACCGAAGCGCTGGCGTTCGGTAAATCTCGCGAAGTGGTTGAACAGGAATACCGTGACCAGGGTAAAGATCCGGCAACCCTGGACCATGTGGTGCCGTTCAAAGTGTTCGAAGGCAACCGCCCAACCAACTCCATCCTGCTGCGCGAAATCACGCCGTTCAGCCTGGGCGCGCTGATTGCCCTGTACGAGCACAAGATCTTCACGCAGGGTGCCATCCTGAACATCTTCACCTTTGACCAGTGGGGCGTTGAGCTGGGCAAACAGCTGGCAAACCGTATTCTGCCAGAGCTGGGTGACGATAAAGCGATTGCCAGCCATGACAGCTCGACAAATGGTTTGATCAACCGTTATAAAGCATGGCGCGCGTAA
- a CDS encoding capsule biosynthesis GfcC family protein yields MKTLIHVALIASLAAPLAWSAGTVKVYTPDSEKPKTLTHAEHLLDLVGQPRLANSWWPGAVIAERQKTAEAEQQHKALLARLTGLAEQEDGDDAAAINSVGQQLQTLKVTGRQNVNLDPDEVRVTEKGNPTLEGEYTLWLPEKPTTVTVMGLISSPGKKPFTPGRDVASYLDEQSLLSGADNSYAWVVYPDGHTQKAPVAYWNKRHIEPMPGSIIFVGFADHFWTKAYDGLNADILHSLIQRIPE; encoded by the coding sequence ATGAAAACGCTCATCCACGTTGCGCTTATCGCCAGCCTCGCCGCGCCGCTGGCATGGTCCGCAGGGACTGTGAAGGTCTACACGCCGGACAGTGAAAAACCCAAAACCTTAACCCACGCTGAGCATCTGCTCGATCTCGTCGGACAGCCAAGGCTCGCCAACAGCTGGTGGCCGGGGGCAGTGATCGCTGAACGTCAGAAGACCGCTGAAGCGGAACAACAGCACAAGGCGCTCCTTGCCAGGCTGACGGGGTTAGCGGAACAGGAAGATGGCGACGACGCGGCGGCGATTAATAGCGTTGGCCAGCAGCTGCAGACGCTGAAGGTGACGGGCCGTCAGAACGTGAACCTTGATCCCGACGAAGTGCGCGTTACGGAAAAGGGTAATCCCACGCTTGAAGGGGAGTATACGCTCTGGCTGCCGGAGAAGCCGACGACGGTGACCGTAATGGGGCTAATCAGCAGCCCGGGTAAAAAGCCCTTTACGCCCGGTCGTGACGTGGCGAGCTACCTCGACGAGCAGAGCCTGCTGAGCGGTGCCGATAACAGCTACGCCTGGGTGGTTTACCCTGACGGGCACACGCAGAAAGCCCCCGTCGCTTACTGGAATAAACGGCATATCGAACCTATGCCGGGCAGCATTATTTTTGTCGGTTTTGCCGACCATTTCTGGACGAAGGCGTATGACGGGCTTAACGCCGATATCCTTCACTCCCTGATTCAGCGGATACCGGAATAA
- a CDS encoding type II toxin-antitoxin system CcdA family antitoxin → MLVYYATLRQFMRIPMGVLMRATHGIKKSVNVSLAPEILEEARRLKLNLSAVLTAALQEQFRAHQRAEWLAENKASIEAINQWVDENGSFSDSQRSF, encoded by the coding sequence ATGCTCGTTTATTACGCTACACTTCGCCAATTCATGCGCATTCCGATGGGAGTTCTCATGCGCGCTACTCATGGCATCAAAAAATCAGTCAATGTGTCGTTAGCACCAGAAATCCTTGAAGAGGCGCGTCGGCTTAAACTTAATCTCTCTGCTGTACTCACGGCTGCGCTGCAAGAGCAGTTTCGAGCGCATCAGCGCGCAGAGTGGTTAGCAGAAAATAAAGCTTCTATCGAGGCCATTAACCAGTGGGTTGATGAAAACGGCTCCTTTAGTGATTCTCAGAGATCGTTCTGA
- a CDS encoding YjbF family lipoprotein, with translation MKRPAIILICLLLQACSATTKGLGNSLWESMFGTPGVHLTDDELQNMPYASQYMQLNDGPQLFVVLAFDENGQQKWVTQDQATIVTQHGRIVKTLLGGDNLLEVNNIADDPLIKPNQIADGVSWTRTMGWTEHKQVRYATARSTFRWDGTDSVKVGSDETRVRVLDEEVTTDQATWHNRFWIDEEGQIRQSLQYLGAGFFPVKTTLIKAAKS, from the coding sequence GTGAAGCGACCTGCAATCATTCTGATTTGCCTGCTGCTGCAGGCGTGCTCGGCCACCACCAAAGGGCTGGGAAACTCACTGTGGGAAAGCATGTTCGGTACACCGGGCGTGCATCTGACCGATGACGAACTTCAAAACATGCCCTATGCCAGTCAGTACATGCAGCTAAACGATGGCCCGCAGCTGTTTGTGGTGCTCGCTTTCGATGAAAACGGGCAGCAGAAATGGGTGACGCAGGATCAGGCCACCATCGTGACGCAGCATGGCCGTATCGTGAAAACCCTGTTGGGCGGCGATAACCTGCTGGAGGTGAATAATATCGCCGACGACCCGCTAATCAAGCCGAACCAGATCGCCGACGGCGTAAGCTGGACGCGCACGATGGGCTGGACCGAACATAAGCAGGTGCGTTACGCCACGGCACGCTCGACCTTCCGCTGGGACGGCACGGACAGCGTGAAAGTCGGCAGCGACGAAACCCGTGTCCGCGTGCTGGATGAAGAAGTTACCACCGACCAGGCCACCTGGCACAACCGCTTCTGGATCGACGAGGAAGGGCAGATCCGCCAGTCCCTGCAGTATCTCGGTGCCGGATTCTTCCCGGTGAAAACCACCCTGATCAAGGCGGCGAAATCATGA
- a CDS encoding DUF3811 domain-containing protein — translation MATPRLTQKDMTEAEQRELKTLLDRARIAHGRTLTNAETNQVKKEYIDKLMAQRDAAAKKARKLKKEQAYKPDTEATFSWSATTSTRGRR, via the coding sequence ATGGCTACACCACGTTTGACCCAGAAAGACATGACGGAAGCCGAGCAGCGCGAACTGAAAACGCTTCTCGACCGCGCCCGTATCGCACATGGCCGCACGCTGACGAACGCCGAAACCAATCAGGTGAAAAAAGAGTACATCGATAAGCTGATGGCGCAGCGTGACGCCGCGGCGAAAAAAGCCCGCAAGCTGAAAAAAGAGCAGGCTTATAAACCGGATACAGAGGCGACATTTTCCTGGTCGGCCACAACGTCTACACGTGGAAGGCGCTAA
- the panS gene encoding ketopantoate/pantoate/pantothenate transporter PanS → MLSVVTRLFPLWALLLSVLAYYTPATFTGIGPWVATLLMLIMFGMGVHLKIDDFKRVLSRPAPVAAGIFLHYLVMPLAAWLLAMAFKMPPDLSAGMVLVGSVASGTASNVMIYLAKGDVALSVTISSVSTLVGVVATPLLTRLYVDAHIQVDVMGMLLSILQIVVIPIALGLVIHHLFPRVVKAVEPYLPAFSMVCILAIISAVVAGSASHIASVGFVVIIAVVLHNTIGLLGGYWGGKLFGFDESTCRTLAIEVGMQNSGLAAALGKIYFSPLAALPGALFSVWHNLSGSLLAGYWSGKPIDEQTKKDAVKQG, encoded by the coding sequence ATGTTATCCGTCGTTACGCGGCTGTTCCCGTTATGGGCGCTGCTGCTCTCCGTACTCGCATATTACACCCCCGCTACGTTCACGGGCATTGGTCCGTGGGTCGCCACGCTGCTGATGCTGATCATGTTCGGTATGGGCGTGCATCTGAAAATCGACGACTTTAAACGCGTGCTGTCTCGCCCTGCGCCCGTCGCAGCAGGGATCTTCCTGCACTACCTGGTGATGCCGCTTGCGGCGTGGCTGCTGGCGATGGCCTTTAAGATGCCGCCCGATCTCTCGGCCGGGATGGTGCTGGTGGGCAGCGTGGCCAGCGGCACGGCGTCCAACGTCATGATCTACCTGGCGAAAGGCGACGTGGCGCTCTCCGTCACGATCTCGTCCGTTTCGACGCTGGTGGGCGTCGTTGCCACACCGCTGTTAACCCGCCTGTACGTGGACGCGCATATTCAGGTGGACGTGATGGGCATGCTGCTCAGCATTCTGCAGATTGTGGTGATCCCGATTGCGCTGGGGCTGGTCATTCACCATCTTTTCCCGCGCGTGGTGAAGGCCGTTGAGCCGTACCTGCCTGCGTTTTCGATGGTCTGCATTCTGGCGATCATCAGCGCCGTGGTGGCGGGTTCCGCATCGCACATTGCCTCCGTGGGCTTTGTGGTGATCATCGCCGTGGTGCTGCATAACACGATTGGCCTGCTGGGCGGCTACTGGGGTGGGAAGCTGTTCGGTTTTGACGAATCTACCTGCCGCACGCTGGCAATCGAGGTAGGCATGCAGAACTCCGGCCTGGCGGCGGCGCTCGGTAAAATCTACTTCTCCCCGCTGGCGGCCCTGCCTGGCGCGCTGTTCTCCGTCTGGCATAACCTCTCCGGCTCGCTGCTGGCAGGCTACTGGTCCGGCAAACCGATTGATGAACAAACGAAAAAAGATGCGGTGAAGCAGGGTTAA